From the Lactuca sativa cultivar Salinas chromosome 9, Lsat_Salinas_v11, whole genome shotgun sequence genome, the window TATTATTTAAAGTCATCAATACATCTCCCTCCCACAGGTGTACTGTGCTGAagtaagtatataaatatataaataatattaaccctCGGACCTTAACTCAATAATAATGACAAAATAAGTAAGGTAAGATGGTGGACTTAATATTCAAGTAACAACCTGCATGCATGTAGTGTAGTATTATTGTTGTATGTCAACCATGTGTGCTTCTACCGACTGATCAGGTCTGCTACTAATTTTCATCCCATCACCTCCATTAAATTGAAGGATTCTAAGCTTCCCTTCCTGCCAACACATTACACACACACCCCATTATGCATGTCAACCAAatgttcaaagaaaaaaaaatacagaaAATCACAACCTACTTTCATCATTCTATGCAATGAACTAATAACTTTTTACGATTATTATAACAATAGTTGAGTGGCTAAATCAATAAAATGGTGGGAAAAATGTCTATTTTAAACGCTCAAATAGAATATAATGGTCTAAtcactagagagagagagagagagagagagacctttgtGCCATAGACAATACCACCCCCAGAGAAAGGGTGAAAGCAAGCCACATTCACCTCGTCTTCTGCACTGGGAAGCACACTCACCACTTCCATATCCGAAACTCTATATACCTACAACATTCAAAACctcaatcttattttttttttttttcaacacaGTTGTCATATACATTTACAAAAATACTGAAACCCTATTATTTACCTCCAAAACTGTGTAAATGGATAAAGATGCATCTCCATTGATATCAATGCTTTTCAGAAGAGAGCTATGACGCCTCCCATAAGCAAGCAAGATGTGCTCAGAAGTTGGTGAAAACTGCACCATCAAATCATCAATCAACATTGTAATTGTAAATActaaatactatatatatatatatatatatatatatatatatatatatatatatatatatatatatatatatatatgttatgttatcTTCGCAAAAACTCACCTGGATTGATGTCAAACAATGGGCAGCTCTGATTGGCCTTGAGATAAGTACCAAACCAAACCTACACAAGTACAATTAATAATTGTGAGTCAgattacatatatattttttttaatgataacAATACAAAAATGGAAATGGAAGGAATTAACATTTAAAGGCATAGTCCTCTCTTACGTTGCCTCCTCAAGTGAATATATTCTGAGTTCATAGATGACTTGGCGTGCAGAGATAGGATGGCGTGTAGGAGATGTTCCGGGCCCCCTACCCTCTTGATGATGAAGTTGTGATTGTACCCCAGAAATTGAATCACCTTCAAACTGAGGAAGCACACATGCAACACAAGCAGCTAGATATCTCCCACATGCTGAAAAATGAGCACCCATTTCACTGCAACAGCATACAATACAAACATCAACTCCCATCAAGctccttatttttattttttaaaatgttacCTGCAAAGAACAGCATGCGGGATTGTTAGGCGACATCGTTCAGGCTTGAGAGAGGCACATGGATTGTTTGAATCATGAGACCAGATTCTTAGCTTTACGGTGCAAGGCAACTCAGCAGCAGCTGTGGCAGTAAGTGATGCAGACAGTTGAGACTGTATTCTACCAATCATAGGGACAGGCTGTCCTACTCCTTCGTTTGTTATCGACTCATTCACTGCCACTGGACCACCATTTTGATTCATGTTGTATAAAGCTTCTGGATTAGGGTTTGCCCCTGATCTCAGAGGGAAACCCGATGACGTGGCAGTTGCAGCTTGGTTATGACCTATCAACCATCCTTGCATGAAGGGTAACTCCCAACGTACACGCTCTCTCAACAGCGGAACACCTTCAACATCAGAAATATCCATGTTTTGGACTTGGTTATTATTTACACTATTATCATTatggctgctgctgctgctgctgctggtgtgtataaaagaagaagaagaaggatccaTCGGTTGTTGCTGTGTTACTGTTGCATTTGCATTTGCATGGAACAGATGTTGATCAGAAAAGGATTGTGGCCTTCTTGAATCGAGTCTTGTGGTTGAAGGAGAGGAGAAGAGAGGCAAGGGCATTAATGGTAATTCTGCTGCTAAACTTAAACGGTCTATGCGATGCATATTGCCCATATATACAGCAGGAGGGGGATAATGCAGATAACCTAAAGATGTTGCTGGTGCCATTGAAGAATCTGAGGAGTCAAGATCGTTCACCTGGAAACCATTTAAAACAAGGGAAAGgctatagcaatgtactttcatttttttattattaggaCATTCTGTCTACTAACTCAATTATAGTAATGATGAAATTGTTATAACTGGGTAGCTTTTTGAAAGCACAACCATAGTTGCTATTAACCCTAATTACAAACCCATGTAAAAAATGTTACCTCAGCAGTTAACAAAAGTTGAGCAGAATGTGGATGGAAATGCACAGCCCGTAGAGAACGCCTTGTCCTTAATACTATAGCAGGCGAGGAGGTCTCTCCTCTGCTGCTGTACTGCCATAAATACAGCTGAAATTGAAAAACTCCCATCAATATTATGCCTCTTAAATTTACAAAACAACAAAATAGTTAAACATCAAAACCTTTGTACAGACATTACCTTATGCCCTGCAGCAACTGCAAGCACTTCTCCTTCTGAATGGAATGCAATGGAAGCAATAGGCCGGTCTGCAATAAACAAAGATACACAgacataagatatatatatatatatatatatatatatatatatatatatatatatatatatatataacaagccTGATTTTGTGTGCTATATTTAATCTTATATGCGACTATGCATCAGTATATCCTAAATGGTAAACctcttatattttttatatttgctTGATCTATTAGGAGGGAGGTCCATCAATATCTCAAGGGAAACAAAATGTTTAGTAATTACAAAAATCGCGGGATCCTATGCATTCTGATGTGTTTGCATTCCATAAGCGAACTTCATGGTCTAAGCTTCCACTCGCGAGTATCTCTGGACGCAATGGGTGGAATCTAACctgtaaaaaacaaaaaagaattaaATTAATTAGGTCACAATTTCAAAGAACAAGTTAGCAGAAAATGACTGTAAAAACTAAAAAGGAGTTGATTAATTTGTTATCTTACCACCCAAGGTGTTCTTCGATGTCCACTCAAAACTTTTAGACATTTCCCAGTTTGGCAGTCGATTATTTTTACAGTATGATCACCGCTGTCAACCCCAAAATGAACAACTTCAattaatataacaaaaaaaaggTGCTAGAAACAAATTACAATTACAAAGACAGTTAACAACGTACTGAGTAGATGCAAGAATTTTCCCATCTGAACTAAATGCTGCTGCAATAGTCGACCTTGGTGAAGGCATTAATGAACAATACTTGGCTGATAAACACTGCAAGGACTCAGCCTCCACCCTATAAAAACAGTTGGTTATTAAAAATGATAGATCTGCACTTTGACTTTTTTTAGTTGACATCAAAAAGACATACCATGAATGAAGTTCGCGCCTTGAATCCCTTGCACTTTCACTGTTGGGCTTAACAAATGACTGGTGGTGATGCTCAGAAGTTCCACTCCCCTGCCTTCTTGGCAAATACTTTTTTATTCTTGGAGCTATCTCTCTCTTGGCCAACATTTCGAGCACATTCCTACTACTGAGAACATATACCTGTTAGATGTCTAATATCCAAAAAATTCCACCACTAACAAATCTTGCACAATGCTATCTTTAAACATCAATACACAGTTCATTTGTTTTAAAGTTAGAACACAAGATATGCAAATCTAGAAGAAGTAAGAACATATATAGAAAAACATCATGCAAAAGTTATGAGAAATAAAAGAAGCCTGCAACTGGCTGATTTGACAGAGAAACTAAACAAATTCATCTGAAACTATACCATCAAACAACCCAACCATGGAACAAGGAAAAGATAGCAGGGATCACAGTTTACTTAGATCAAAATAGGAACAACTAAGATAGGATGTAGGTTATACTTTTTCAGATTTCAGAATATGATAGTCTAATCTGTATTATGCATCACTGATGGACATcaatattccaaataataaaactACTAATCACATATAACACCAGTGATCCAAGACATGATCATGCGGCTACTTGGAGttttggatgtgagcttaaacTGACAGTAAATCTGTAACCAATCTCAAGTGTGCTGATTATTTAGGGAAAAATCAGATTTGAATAATCAGGTGAATTTCTAAAAGTAGCAATATTTACTTTGAAATCGCACATCCAAACATTCCTTGAAAAGATCTAGCTGGATTTCTAAGAATTACATACACCAACTGGCAATAATTCCCTACCTTTCCTAGTTGCAAAAGTTGAAAGCAAACCAGACGACCAGATTACATCAATATATCCTACTGTCAACTATTCCATTAAAATATCAAAATTCAGCATCAATCAATTTAGATTCTTAAAAATTTCACATCAAGAAACGAAAACTGAATTCAATTAATATATAATCACGAGGAGAAATATAATTCGAACTCACTTGTGATGGATTGGTGAAGGTGAGGATGATAGATCATCTAGGTATGAATTTGTCTTCATGATATCCATTCATATAAATCTAACTTGAAGATGTCTTCTTTAAGAAGTAGACACAGGGAGCAGAGAAATCGAATACATAGAAACCCTGGTTTTAACAGTCGATCTCCCTTGGTTACTCTATGATTGGATTTAAGAATCGAAATTTAGATTGAGAAACCCTAGCGAGCGAGCGAGAGAGGTAAATCCGGACGATGTCTGAATGATATGCAACAAACAAACAAAGGGGACAaatctttcttctctctctctctctctcctctctctctctctctctctctctctcgctcacTCTAACATTCAACAAGACTCgacttattatttatatatacacAAACTCGCAAACACACTGTATAAATGGAAACGGGTCGGGTTCGGGCCGGTTTGTGGGATTCCATCCTATAAATCGATCGTCCCTAAATTCCTAAAAAGGTAAAAAATAGATAATAAATGTCGCAATATCTTCAAACCAACAAATATACTTACATGATTAAATAAATAATGATGCCTCAACATCATCAAGTATCAACCATCAACCAACTAAAACCACAATAGCAAAGAAGTATGCTATTACAAAAAAGTTAAAGAATATAATCCAAACATCCCAATTAATGTAACTAAGCTTCGACCTATATTTCGTTCAAAAGAATATAATAGTTACTAAGCTTCAAATACCATTGTAGATGTTCATCTTTAATTGCTAAATCTTACAACCTTTCTTTCTAAATGAGTCATAGTCCTTCGAAAATGAATGTACccaacagtttttttttttttgctttgtttCATCGTCTCATATATATTGGTGCGGCCAAGAGAGAATTAATCGCCAAGGGCAATGCCTGATTTGTGCATATGTGTCCATTGCGTCACCTTGATCCAAAGATACAACCAAGGAacatgaaaacacacacatacatacactgaTGGTGTTATTAAATGTTGTCGCTTAAGATTCTTATATTTATTGGATATTAAAAATTATAGAATTATGATTATCATTTAAGATTTCTATTTTATAGAACTTtaatttttccattttttttaattcatcATTAACGGTTTCAGGTTCACAATTGTCAAAGAAAAAGATCATAAATTGTTGGAGATACAAGAACTACGCAGAGGTACATGATATTCTTAAATCTCACACACATTTTCAAACAACGATGTGCTTATCTTTTAGTTGTTATAACTCGAGAGGGCAAAATATAaattcatataaaaacattttcatgatAAAATATCGTTTATCTTATATGTGCCTTCAATTGCTTGGTATACCTTTTCTTATGTGAGTGAATGAGTGTTTGACTTTTTATGTGAGGGTGAACGGTATATATAGTAACACTCTAACATAGATCATGAATTCATGTTCAAAAGGACGTTCATGCTAGTAAAATTATCATTTTGTGCTTGATTGCACGGTCTACAACAAATATGATTCGTAAGATAAAGTTGAAACATTTTTATAGCATCACTGAATGCACTTAAGTAATTAATTCTTTTGATACAAGCCAAATTACTATCTTTTTGTGCTTGATTGCACAGCCTAGATTCATAAAATAAGTTGAAATATTTTTATAGCATCATTGAATGCACTTAAGTAATTACTTTTTTTAATACAAGCAAACCTTCGTGATTGTATATAAAAAAtgaataattcatttttatgtaaaATTAAAAAGCTTAGTTGAAAATAAAACGAGTCAAACAATTTGAAGGTCTAGTGTACAACCTCTTTAATATGACAACATCAAGAAAGTCTATCAACCAAAATCCATATTTATCAGTTTAGTATAACAGTAACTAAATTCAAATATCGGTTTTGGTTCTGTGAACACAAAAACCAGAAATTCCAAATTAATGTCTAACTACAAAACGTATAGAAGATACagcaagcaagaaacaaacaggtagcaaaaatgactattttacatGAAGAACACAAGAACCAAAATAAGTCAAAAAACACATTCAGAAAAGAAAAAGATGTTGTGACTTGATAATAATTACAAGTTATgattacatatttcatatgagCCCCTTCAGATGCATCTTTTGTGATGGATTTGGTCCCCATATGCGAATGGTTTGATCATCACTAGCTGATGCTAGCATTTGATGTCTCCTAGGATTCCAGCTCACACAGTTTACAGTCATTGAATGACCAGAAAGCACCTCAATTGGATCAGAACCACTTCGATTCCAGATATACACCTGCTCTCACAATTATCAGAGAATAAGCTTAAGGATATAATGAGTTGATGAAAGTTAGGGATAGTTAGGTAATTTCACAGGTATATATATACCTGTGAATTTTCGCTGCCACTGGCAATAAAGGTGCTATTGACCCCACCAAAGCAAGAACGAATGACATATTTATGTTGCCTGTGGCCCTTATATCTCAAAGGCTTTTCCCATAACCCTTCAACATCCCACATATGAATCTCTTGGCTATTAAGATTAACAATCAAATGCTTGCTGTCACCAGAAACCGAAAGAGATGTAATCGGATGTTCTTCAGAGATAACTCTTTCAGCATTTGTAGCCACGTTTAGTATCCGAATATCTTTATCTGAAAAAATAGTAATCAGATATTCACCATTTGGAGTAACAGCAATATCTAACACCTTTGGCATCCGTGTTCCTCTCCATGCTTTAATCTCATTGCCTTCACAATCCCACATGCAGATGCCTTTTTTAGGGTCTGAACTCCCACACACGAGTCTCTTTGAGTCTGGAAACCAAGCACACGAGCTAACAAGGAAGCTGTTATCACCAAATGTGTGCTTACATGTACCTGTTTCCACATCCCAAAGCCTAAGGACTTCTGAGTTCCCACATGTCAACACCATTGTGTCATCGGGGCTCCAGATTACAAAAGAAACCGGGTTTTGATGACTGGATAATCTATGTTTCAAAACTAACTTCCCATCTTCTTGTATCTGTACCAAAACTTTCAAGAATATGATTCGGAAAAAAAAATCATGCTTTTTCTATGGATTGTAACTTTGTAAGAAGTAAACATAACATGTTACATGGACATATAAAGTTATGCATATAATAACAGCACCCATCTCCAAAATGATCATTAAATTTAGATTTCCCTAAATATAAGTCAAGTTCCCtcaagacatatgtatatatatgtcttACCTGAAATGGCAGTTGGAGACACTCAAGCCACTATGAGACTAAGTGCCCAACTCCCCTGTTGTGCATAGTTAAGAAGGTTAACTTCCCTGAACAATGGAACAGACAAGTGTTATGGATTTTAAAATCAGTCTCCTAATTCTGGTGCATGAAGAAAGAATCTACTTATGCATTCGTATCTTATCCCATTTGATTACACTGCTTTAATATGTAacgtatgattcaacaaatattCTAAGAATAGAATCTCTAGAATATCGATTTTTTTAAGGACATAATAGTTACCTTCCATATAATTGCTGTACAATCACTTGATGAAGATGCTAAATAATCCCCATTgttagagaactgaacaaaccaAACTTCATTCTTGTGGTCAGACAAAATCTGCAACAATTTTTCAAAGAGATTACTCCATTAAAAGATCAGCATGAACTATTTACAATTTGAACTAACACACCTGAATGGTTTCTGTAGGGATCTGATCCCTACCACAAGAGTGATCCTTATAGATTGATACTGGATCCAGAGAATTGTGGTAGATGCATGAATCAATTTGGGAACCAACCACCCTTTCAACCAGATGTTCCAATCTTCTATCAGGTACAGTGATTGGTGGTGGAAGCAATTTCTCCAATTCATTTACTAGATTCCTTCTCAGTTCTTGAAAAACATCACAATCATCATGGACTTTATCTAAACCAAGCTCCCCAAGTGAAAACAAACTAAAAGCAAGCTTGTGAACTTTCTCTCTTCCCACTTGCAATTTGGAGATTTGTTTACGCAAAAGGGACAAAGCTAAAGAATCATCCCCTCGGCCCAAACACTCCAACAAACACTGTTGGGAAACAAGAAACAAAGCTGTGTCTCTTTGTTCATCTGTCATGTTCTTGATCCCATAAAGGCTATCAATACAGCCCTCCCAATCAGCACCAATTATTGAAGATTCAAGCAACTTAAATTCCGCCGATTTGTATGAAATACCAGATTCTGATTCCAAACAACCTGCAGATTTCTCATAACCTAAAGAATAAAGACACTGGATAAGAATCCTTACGAACTCATCCCTTTTAACTAACCCTTTTGAGCCAACCATTGTCGCTAAATTCTCCATGAATCAATAAGTCCTTTTCTATGCTCCAAGATTCTCATACCTTTCACTTGCCATTTACCAGAATATGCAGCAACCCAACTGTCGTCATGGCACTGATAATTAAAGCAAAACAAAAACGAACATCAACTTTATGACGATTACACAAAGATTAGAATTTCTATATCTGGCTAGATGCAAGTTGTATGTAGGTTTTATACATGTGGAATCCTACTATCCTAGACTCTCATCAAACCAACAATGCCACAAACACATATACGTTTATTAGCCTCGACATCCAAAGTTTTTTTTCGACGTTGACAATCAACAGGGAGAATTTCAACCCAATAGAGTACTGAAGATTGAGATAGACAGCTTAAGATGATTATTGCTCGTTGACTTTAAATTCCTTATCGAGTAAATTAATtctacttgaattaaaacaagtTGGGAACCAATACTGAAAACAAACAACCGAGAAATTGAGAAATACACCGATTAAGAAACGAAACGAAGAGACACGAAATAGAATTAATCAATTAAATTGAAGTACCTCGTGGTTGACTGGATTATGTTAGACGTGCGAACTTACAGATTCCACTGAATTCGATCAAATCAATGGCTTTAATAGTTGATTGGATGAGATTAGTAAAACCCTAAGTGACAGTGGTGATTAATAGAGAAGAAAATCCGGTGGGGGAAGGTGAGATCGGTGCAGTTTTCAGTCGCCGGGGTGAGAGACGGAAAGAGGGGCTATCACTTATCAGAtgcgtttttatttttatttaattttattttatttggatAATTTTACTGGTAGTTGGTAGAGATGCAAGGGGACCAACATGTCCCCAAGCTCCTTTTAAAAAAAGTGATTATAACTTTGTTGGAGTATGAATGTATGGTTTAAAATAGATTTAACGCTAAATTATATATGCCAAAAAAACACGTATagctttttattttcaaaaattaagtcGGACCGTTTATGTATTATGGTTTTTTTCACTAGGTAAGTCTTTGAAGACATTAAATGACTATTTTATACTTAgtaatttctttttaatatttttattatttgtctATCATTTTttagaattaaaaaaataaaataaaataaaataaatacccACCCCCTCAACCACACGTTCAACCCTGTTCTTTCCCTTTCGTTTCCCATTTTCCTTCTGCCTCTTTGGAAACCAAGTCGTTGGACCACCACCGACTTCAGTGGGATTGACAGATTATCTACCAATATCTGCAAACATCGCAGGCTTTTGACACGGTGCGGTCGGGTATGAGTGTCATTTTATGGAAAGGTCCGACATATAgtattggaggaggctcataagttcAGGTTCTCGATTTACCATGGAGCCACAAAGATGTATTGAGACTTGAGACTTAGTTACTGGTGGTCATGCATGAAGCGAGAGATTGCATTGTACGTGGAGAGATGTTTGACATGTCGGATGGTTAAAGTTGAGCACCAGAGgtcgcatggcaagttgcaaccCTTAGAGGTTCCCACGTGGAAATAGGATTTGGGTTATCGTTGGCCAGTTGACCAATAGTGTCCACTTTCTTACCATTCGGGAGAGTTTTTCAGTCGAGAAATTAGCTGACGTGTATGTGCGCGAGATTGTGGCTCACCACGGTGTACCAGTCTCTCTTGTATCTGATCGCGATATGCAATTTACTTCTCGGTTTTGCCataagtttcatgatgagttgggtacgagactgcTTTTCAGCACCGCTTATCACCCTCAGACCGATGGATAGGGTGAGTGGACcgttcagacactcgaggatataTTAAGGCCTTGCGTcatcgattttggtgggagttaggaCTCCTACCCTCCCCTagttgagttttcttacaacaacagttatcattctAGTATTGGTGCACCGCCTTTCGAGCTTCTATATAAAAGGAATTCGTCCAAAGATAGGGCTTCTAGAGTTATcctttgggctgcttggtggctaagcaatcaaataaggataaggactgaaaccctaattcctacacctatataaagaccccttggcaTAAGAAATTCGGTCACTTGATACCTAGGGTTCCTAGAGCCGAATTTCATACATCCTTTCTctttctatctatctatctatctctctctctctctctctctctctctcttgcctcttcattttctcttggtgtttgtgagccattataggtattacacttgtggtacttgctttcaaagacaagaacaTTCAAGATACAAGTTTttattacaacataacaacaataggTATGTATTCCATTCTTctttatgattttcgaaattactataagcatgctaggtttcttt encodes:
- the LOC111881271 gene encoding uncharacterized protein LOC111881271; the protein is MDIMKTNSYLDDLSSSPSPIHHNSRNVLEMLAKREIAPRIKKYLPRRQGSGTSEHHHQSFVKPNSESARDSRRELHSWVEAESLQCLSAKYCSLMPSPRSTIAAAFSSDGKILASTHGDHTVKIIDCQTGKCLKVLSGHRRTPWVVRFHPLRPEILASGSLDHEVRLWNANTSECIGSRDFYRPIASIAFHSEGEVLAVAAGHKLYLWQYSSRGETSSPAIVLRTRRSLRAVHFHPHSAQLLLTAEVNDLDSSDSSMAPATSLGYLHYPPPAVYMGNMHRIDRLSLAAELPLMPLPLFSSPSTTRLDSRRPQSFSDQHLFHANANATVTQQQPMDPSSSSFIHTSSSSSSSHNDNSVNNNQVQNMDISDVEGVPLLRERVRWELPFMQGWLIGHNQAATATSSGFPLRSGANPNPEALYNMNQNGGPVAVNESITNEGVGQPVPMIGRIQSQLSASLTATAAAELPCTVKLRIWSHDSNNPCASLKPERCRLTIPHAVLCSEMGAHFSACGRYLAACVACVLPQFEGDSISGVQSQLHHQEGRGPGTSPTRHPISARQVIYELRIYSLEEATFGLVLISRPIRAAHCLTSIQFSPTSEHILLAYGRRHSSLLKSIDINGDASLSIYTVLEVYRVSDMEVVSVLPSAEDEVNVACFHPFSGGGIVYGTKEGKLRILQFNGGDGMKISSRPDQSVEAHMVDIQQ
- the LOC111881197 gene encoding WD repeat-containing protein WDS homolog, which produces MENLATMVGSKGLVKRDEFVRILIQCLYSLGYEKSAGCLESESGISYKSAEFKLLESSIIGADWEGCIDSLYGIKNMTDEQRDTALFLVSQQCLLECLGRGDDSLALSLLRKQISKLQVGREKVHKLAFSLFSLGELGLDKVHDDCDVFQELRRNLVNELEKLLPPPITVPDRRLEHLVERVVGSQIDSCIYHNSLDPVSIYKDHSCGRDQIPTETIQILSDHKNEVWFVQFSNNGDYLASSSSDCTAIIWKIQEDGKLVLKHRLSSHQNPVSFVIWSPDDTMVLTCGNSEVLRLWDVETGTCKHTFGDNSFLVSSCAWFPDSKRLVCGSSDPKKGICMWDCEGNEIKAWRGTRMPKVLDIAVTPNGEYLITIFSDKDIRILNVATNAERVISEEHPITSLSVSGDSKHLIVNLNSQEIHMWDVEGLWEKPLRYKGHRQHKYVIRSCFGGVNSTFIASGSENSQVYIWNRSGSDPIEVLSGHSMTVNCVSWNPRRHQMLASASDDQTIRIWGPNPSQKMHLKGLI